The window GAAAATAACAAAATCCTTGTTATGCTGGTTGAAGATAAGGAAAATCACATAGAATTGATTCGAAATGTCTTCGAATCGGTCAAAGGGGAGATAAGTTTAGCTGTTGCTCGAAATCTTGCAGATGCACGGAGCCGTCTAAATAACGGTATCCCTGACCTTGTAATTACCAGTTGGGTTTTGCCAGACGGTAAAGGGATTGAACTTTTGCCTGCAAAAAAAGAAAGAATTCCATTTCCGTTATTGGTTCTCGATGAGCACGGGGATCATCAGGTTGCGGTTGGAGTGATGAAGCTGGGTGCTGTGGATTACCGAGTAAAGGCTGAAGGTACAATAACCGACCTGCCTCTTATCTGTCAGGAGATTCTGCGCGAGTGGAGCGATAAACTTGCCCGCAAGAAGATACAACAGCAGATTCTTACATTGTCCAATGTTGTCCAGCAAATTCCTTATAGCATAATTATAGCGGACAGCAGGGGCAACATAGAATACGTGAATCCCAGGTTTACCCAGATGACCGGTTACACATTAGAAGAGTCCATCGGGAAAAATCCACGTTTTTTACAATCAGGCAAGCTATCTCAAAACGTATACAAAAGCATGTGGAAAACCATTGCATCTGGTAATGAGTGGCGGGGTGGATTTTGTAATCGAAAGAAAAGCGGCGAGCTTTATTGGGAGTCTGCAACCATTTCTCCAATCCGGAACAGGGAAGGTGAGGTGACCCATTTCGTTGCGGTCAAGGAAGATATTACCGAGCAGAAAAAGGTGGAGCAGAAACTCTTTCAATCCGAGAAATTGAAAGCTCTTGGGATAATGGTATCCGGGGTTGCTCATGAGTTTAATAATATCCTGGCAATTATAAAGGGATATGCACAGTTTCTTGAAATGTACCATCGAAATAAGTCAGAATTGAAGGTTGGTCTCCATACGATTAGTAAGGCAAGCGACGATGGTGCAGCTATTGTTCGAAGAATGAAGGACTTTGTTACTGCAGATGGAAGCTCCATATGGTTTGAATCGGTAGACATAAACGAGCTGATAAAACATGCAATTGATTATTTAATGCCGAAATGGAAGATGATGGCAAGTGATAAAGGCATAAGCTATCACGTAGACATGAAATGCCTCAAGAAGGTGCCTCCTGTCAAGGGTACTCCTTCAGAGCTGAGGGAGGTATTGATAAACATTATAAATAACGCTCTTGAAGCGATGCCGAATGGAGGATCTCTCTCCTTTCGGTCGTGGGGGGAGGGTAAAAAAGTGTTTGTGTCAATTTCTGACACAGGCAGGGGTATGTCTGAGGGGGTTCAGAAAAGAATGTTTGACCCCTTTTTTACAACAAGAATGCCTGAAGGTACAGGTTTAGGGATGAGCGCAGTATACGGCATAATAAAAAGGCATAATGGCGAAATAAGTGTGGAGAGTCAGTTGGGTGTGGGAAGTACCATTACTTTGGAATTAAGTGCAACAAAAAAAACCGTAAACTCAATTATTTCTCCACGGTCAATCCATGGGGATATTAGTCCTCTCTACGTTCTCGTTGTGGAGAATGAGCAGGAAACCTGCAATGTTTTAGATAAATTTTTTACTAAAAAAGGGCACAACGTGAAATGTATCAATGATAGTGAGGGGGCGGTTGAACTTCTGAAAAAGGAAAAATTTGACCTGGTTTTGCTTGATATGGCTTTGAAAGGGGAGGGCAATGGTGTGGATGTGATACAGTTTCTTGATTCTCTGGATAAGAGGCCGAAAATCGGTTTTATGACTGATTGGAGGGGTAAGGCCGGGGTTATGAAGGGTGAACAGGTACAAGAAGATTTTGTTTTAAGGAAACCCTTTGATTTTTCGGAGCTCTCCATCACAATACATGTTTTATTCAGTAATTGGGGAAAGTAAAACATCGTATTCTTCTTCTGATTATAGCCTTGACATATCACAGGACGTGATATACTATAATTTTTACTTTTTGTGCTGTTAACGAACGGAATTTTCCCTGATCGAGAGTTTTTGCCTCAGCTTTTTCAAGCTTCATGACACTCAGGCACGTAGCATCATATCATACACTCAACCTGAGTTACGATACCATTTGTATTCATCTGCTGCAGAGAATGATGGTTTTACTGCAGGGGTAAGTTCAAATGACGGTAAAAAGGACTTTCAGATAAAACGTTTGAGAAGACAAGAAAGCCTTTTTACCGCCCGTAGCGAGGGGGAAAGGAGAAAGCCCTCGCTGGGTGAGTACGGCAACCCCGATTACGCTGTGGCGGCAACACGGGAGGGCGAGGATCGAAGTAACGGAGATGAAGGCTCCGGCCACATTTACCCCCGTACTCATCTCAGGTTTACTATATACCCATTGCAAAATGATTATCGGTTTTCAGAACCCGATTTCACCCGGATTCATACTCAGGCATTCCGGAAATGATTTGCAATGGGTATATCAGGAATATCGGCTGTTGAAACAGTACAAATAGCTCTTTTTGCGTATCTGCATGGCTAGTCCTGAAACTTTTTCACTTCGCTTTTAAGCGCTTTACTTAAGAGCATGAGTGCGATCTCACTATCAGATCTACGCCGGTAATAGGGAGAGTCCTTTCGTTCTTTCAATTCCTGGATCATTTCTTTGATTTTGCCGTCCCGTTTTTCATTATAATATATCTGTAGACATTTACCCATGGGTAACCTTTCGTCAAACCTGTTCAAGTCAAATCAACTTACGTTAAGTCTGGTTGCCTTATAGCAGCAAATAATCGATGTGTCAAGGAATAAATGTACTATTTTGTATATTTATTTCTTTTATCGCTATATATCGGAGAAGGGGAAACGGGAGAATATCTACTGTGGTCGGAATTTATTGCAGGTTAGAACTCATTTATCAGCCTCCTCCATCCCCGCCTGTCTGAATAACGAAGTCTGGTCAGTAAGAAGGGAATCATCGGGCCGGTATCGGTACAGACGGGAGGCAAAACGGTTCCCGCTGGTAAGAAACTAGTGAATAATCTGATTCATGGTTTGAATGGGTTGGTTTCTGTTGTTGCTGCGGCATTAGACAGATCAGAAAAACATAAATCTGGAAGGCTTTTTGACTTTACCGGGTCAGGGTTCAGGGGAAAATACCATAATATGTTATCGCACTCAGTTTCAGGTCAATTTCCGGTATGCACCTGTGCTGCTTGAACCTGGAAAGGTGATATCCTGTTCAGGAGCGTTTGAAAAGGAAAATTTTTCCCGGGACAGGCAGTGAATTTCTGGGTAACCTGGTTGTGTCCGATAACGTTTGATTTTGGTATGTGGTATCGATCGGAAAGATAGTTAGTCAGTCTTATTAATGAGTCCATTTGACTCTGTGTAGGTACCTGTTCGTCTTCAAAGTTTCCTACAAGACAGATTCCAATGGCGATTCGATTTATGTCCATGTTTGCTGTATGGGCTCCATGGATCTGTTTTGTCCATCTATCTCCAACTTCAATCTCACCATCTTTCGAACCGGAGCCGTTACCGATAACAAAATGATAGGCCAGGCCATTTGCCCATTTCCTTTTTTCTCTATGATAGGTATCAAAGGCATGAGCGTCCCCTCCATTGGTGGCGCTATGATGAATAACAATCTGCCGCCATGAATTCTCCTCTACCTCAACTCTGCACAGACTCTCAATATCTACTAAAACTGTGACAGTTTTGTTTGCTCCGATAAATGGAAGACTGATGAATAGACCGACTGCAGTTATAATCTTTGCAAGTGCAAAAAATCTAACATGCCTCTCTGTTATTCTCATTATCTTGGCCATTATAATATACATGAGTGATATAAAGCAATTTAAAACATTAATTTGTCAAGCCAGAATTGAAATGTTCAAAACATGAATTGATTCCTTTTGTTTCCCCTTATTTTCCGGCCATGGCTAAGATCCGCAAGGCATCCGGTCGTTTAATTTGTCCAATAACCGTTGTCTTGACACTCAATAGTAATTATGATAGGATTTATCAACATTAATGTTTTCTGAATACTGCTTGCTGTAATATGCCTATATGTAATGAGTTATGCTGGTTTTGCAGAAATAGTTTTAGCGTTGCCTCTCAACAAAAAGTTCCATTACAGCATCCCGCAATCATGCAGTAATCAAATAGAAGTCGGTAAAAGGGTTAAGGTTCCCTTCAGAGGTCGGACAATCATCGGGTACTGTGTTGGATTGACGGATGTTTCTGACATTGAGAAAACGAAGGAGATAATTCAGGTAATTGATGCAAAACCTATTTTCACCCCTCAGCTTCTGGCTATTTCAAAGTGGATGGCCAATTTCTATTTTTGTGGCTGGGGTGAGGCATTGGAGTCCTTTCTTCCCTTTGCGGTAAGAAGCAGTTTTCACGAAAAGACGGTAAGTGTTATAAGGTTGTCCAAAGATGAGGCGTTTATAAAAGATATTCTCGCCACTCTTAAAAAGAGAGCACCCCGGCAGGCGAGTGCCCTTGAAGTTCTTCTCAGGGAAGAGGAGATGACAGTCCGTGAGTTAACAAGGGCCAGCGGTTGTAATCTGCAGAGTATATACCGATTGAGAGATCGGGAGCTTGTCAGCCTCCGGCAGAGGCCAGCGGATAGTGATCCCGTATCCGGGGGGGGAAAGCGTGAAAAAAAAACAGACCAGTTAAACCCTACAAAAGAGCAGGAAGATGCCATTCTGCTTATTAAGAAGAGATTAAGGGAGGGGAAATACCGGACGGTATTATTAAGAGGAGTTACCGGAAGCGGTAAAACGGAAGTCTATCTTCAGGCAATTGCTGAGACAATTGCTTTGGGGAGAAAAGTGATAGTGCTTGTACCGGAGATATCTCTTACCCCGCAGACAATTGAACGGTTCAAATTGCGGTTTGACAAAATAGCTGTCCTGCATAGCAGTCTGACGGAGAAGCAAAGGAACAATGAATGGTGGGGAATTAAAAATGGTAATGCAGATATTGTTATTGGCGCGCGTTCAGCACTCTTTGCTCCCCTGGACAATTTGGGCTTGATAGTAATAGATGAGGAACATGAAAATACCTTTAAGCAGGATAGTTCCCCGCGGTATAATGCGCGAGATCTAAGCCTGGTCAGGGCAAAATACGAGAATGCCGTTGTTGTCCTCG is drawn from Candidatus Scalindua sp. and contains these coding sequences:
- a CDS encoding response regulator; translation: MENNKILVMLVEDKENHIELIRNVFESVKGEISLAVARNLADARSRLNNGIPDLVITSWVLPDGKGIELLPAKKERIPFPLLVLDEHGDHQVAVGVMKLGAVDYRVKAEGTITDLPLICQEILREWSDKLARKKIQQQILTLSNVVQQIPYSIIIADSRGNIEYVNPRFTQMTGYTLEESIGKNPRFLQSGKLSQNVYKSMWKTIASGNEWRGGFCNRKKSGELYWESATISPIRNREGEVTHFVAVKEDITEQKKVEQKLFQSEKLKALGIMVSGVAHEFNNILAIIKGYAQFLEMYHRNKSELKVGLHTISKASDDGAAIVRRMKDFVTADGSSIWFESVDINELIKHAIDYLMPKWKMMASDKGISYHVDMKCLKKVPPVKGTPSELREVLINIINNALEAMPNGGSLSFRSWGEGKKVFVSISDTGRGMSEGVQKRMFDPFFTTRMPEGTGLGMSAVYGIIKRHNGEISVESQLGVGSTITLELSATKKTVNSIISPRSIHGDISPLYVLVVENEQETCNVLDKFFTKKGHNVKCINDSEGAVELLKKEKFDLVLLDMALKGEGNGVDVIQFLDSLDKRPKIGFMTDWRGKAGVMKGEQVQEDFVLRKPFDFSELSITIHVLFSNWGK
- a CDS encoding peptidoglycan recognition protein family protein encodes the protein MAKIMRITERHVRFFALAKIITAVGLFISLPFIGANKTVTVLVDIESLCRVEVEENSWRQIVIHHSATNGGDAHAFDTYHREKRKWANGLAYHFVIGNGSGSKDGEIEVGDRWTKQIHGAHTANMDINRIAIGICLVGNFEDEQVPTQSQMDSLIRLTNYLSDRYHIPKSNVIGHNQVTQKFTACPGKNFPFQTLLNRISPFQVQAAQVHTGN